The genomic stretch ATAATGTATTTCCTTTTTCGAAAGAAAGGAACAACGCCTTATTGTTTTGGATGGTTTTACACTCAACCCCTCTCGCCTGCACCATTGAGCTGTGAGATTAAGTGCAGTTTGCATTCTTTTAGAAATCACGCAGTCGTGCTTCCCCCTAACTAAAATCactatgtcgtccgcaaagcctatCACTTCGAAGCCGTTTTCCGATAGGCTCCGAAGAGGATCGTCTACGATTATTGACCATAACAGGGGGGATAATAtccctccttgagggcatccttttgtagtttttcttGTTAGGGACGTGCCACCGAGTTTAGCCGTTATTTCGAGACTTAGTAGCATAGCATGAATCCACTTTGTTGTGCTCCTGTCTATGCCTGTCCTGTCTATGCCATGTCTTTGCATGGCTATTTTCATTGAGTTGTGAGACACATTatcaaatgctccctcaatatcaagaaaggctgcCAGGGAAATTTTCTTGGCAAGgatgatttttcgattttttttatcagataTTTATATAACGAGACTAAAATGAGTTGAGAAAATAACGTAGAAAACCGTCCCAGAACGTTTGAACTTTGACTGAATGTTATACATTTTCATTATTCACAccgaaaattgggattttttcaaaatctgaTCTATAATTGCTTGTGAGCTAacacggaaaacgtgattggaaaGAGATATCTCGTACAGTTTTTGAGTTAACGAAGAAATCAACCAACGAAAAAACCGCTcagtttttggtgtaaatactgaaatttatagtacaggtcggactcgattatatatagtctccgattttttttcactatatataatcgaattttatatataatcgaatcggagaaaaaatgttttatattaatttttcataaatggTTTGTTGTTTTTGGATAaataagaattttatttttgattcatccccccaaaagtcagaaaaaacatttattacaaaagaaatacatatcttgtagttattcttGATGAAATTGCAgtcaaatttaaagaaaaaatatttacaaaaatataaaagtatatgtagatttgtcaacttgtttgtattaaatttttcaaatttttaaaaacaattatttttccttttttttatttttgtaatgaTTTTTATCCAGGTATTTTTGTTAAagtaatttcagtttttttattttcagattttcttaaacaattttcaaaattaatttttttttctattttttcctattttatcaagcgttacgtattttgtagatattctattacgatatattagctctagatacgtcgtatttgaaattcaagagaaaaaatttttttgcttctatatataatcgagtctaaaattatatataatcaaatcatatataatcgagtcaatatataatggagtctctttataatcgagtccgacctgtatagcaTTTTGAACTTGAGACAGACCACTATCATGTACAGTCAAAATTTAAACATATTGGGATAGATTTCTACCTTATTTTTCTTTAACTCAATTTAGTCTTTTTACGCGGTtctatacaaatttggaacgtatcTTCCGTGTAGAAAAAACCTGAATTTATTGGTTCCACAGTAAGATCGTTTTTTGcgagggatgcgttccaaatttgtatgggcccgcgtaaaaaacgacttttttgagttgcaaatataacaaagaaaaccttCCTAAAACGtttaaacctcgtttgaataagatagtggccaatctagagaccaaaatgcaatattttaaattttgagtatttacaccaaaaatttgtgaatttttttgaaaactgatatatgatcactcgtggcctaaaacggaaaacgtgattgaaatgaggtcgatatcttgtaccgtttttgagtaatgaatGAAAGcaactcgcgtaaaaaaaccgcgtaaaaaattaCCTTACCGTACTTTCTTTAGAAGAAATTTAGTATAAAAagcgctgcaaaatctaacttttcagtCTTACCTTTCAGGGAAATAatatcttcagcaaaattgtagacaatgttgtcacaaaaaactttaccgaagatacTTTTCTGCTGACTACTCTTGTTTTGGAGATATGACGTTCcttgaaattaaatttaaatatcTCAATAGCAATAGCATTAGGCAACAATGTACAGTATATATTCGTATATCAttcaaacacacaactttgtataAGACACAAAAAAGATAGCTTCCACGAAGACCGAGTAGTTGCCAAATTTATAGaacaaatatcattttttgtacaTCCCTAGATCACAGAAAGGCAAAAACCAGCGGATTAAACCAAAATGAATTAATATTACAATCACTCTGCGAAGTCGATTGAAACGTTTGTCCCTTCCAGTATCTCTTTAAATTTTTAGTAATGATTCGGTCTATGTAGAAGTTATATTTTTTGTGTCTTCCACAAAATGTGTATCTGGATGATACACGAACATATACTAAACATTGTTGCCTTCTACATGCTGCaattttttagatatttgaaaaatcaaattttaaggACTGATTTAATATGAAATATTTTATCTTCAGAATAAGAGAAGTTGGAATAAACAGTCTTGGGGAGAGTTTTTAGTCACaacattacctacaactttaccAAAGACATCATGTCTCTAAaatgcaagaaaaaaagttaaattttgcaGCATCACTCACACCAACTTCAAGTTCGATAGAAGATGCTTCTGTATGAGCATAGGAACCTTCCTGAAGCTTTTACCACTGAATCCATGTTCAAAAAGTCGTCTCTGGATTGTTATGGAACTCACAGGTAAGTTCAGCTCGTCTTTTCTCTTTGCAGGGTTGAAGGggtccttatgttcgggtttcaaaaccaaggttatagcgcctttactcgcttctcTCCAGTCGATTCCTGTTTTTTGGACATTGAGTTGATTTGTTATTCAGTGTCTTCTTGCTGTTTCGTATACAGATGTTTGTACGACCTTCGTAGCACATTTTGTGTCTATTCCTTGCGCCGAAGAGTTAAATTGAGATGCTTCTAAGACCTCTTGAAAATTGGCTAATTTACCTAACACAGATATCGAAAAGGTAAAAGAAATGACACACAGGCACATACTAAAGTTTATATTGAAAAGCATCTGCATAATGGAAATGTTAGCAGTTGATTTCTTATCGTCAACCCGTACAGTTGCGTACTTCGTAGCAAATTTTACCTGCTATCATATGTACTGAAGAGTTGATGCACCTTCATGGTGCAAAAGCTTATTAGAATATTagaattattataatattagaaaaagattggcttattAGAATTTTACAAAAAGATTGGGTTATAacttttttaatgatttttctaTAGCGAAAACACTTTGTCCATCCGATTCCAAAGACCTATGTCTGTTCGGTCTACTGTATTTTTATTactcatataatttttttataactttttatatttttcaacctATCCAAAAATTTATGTAACATTTAAATTTGACATTTCGTTAAGttgtattatttttatcatattCTCCCGTTATGAGTCTATTTAAAACCTAATGTTGAGTATTTCCCTTCACAAGGAGTGATGTTTGTAGAGGTGACTTGAGTTACTACAGATGGGGGATCCAAAGCTTCCCTTTTCAGTGACGGAAACGTATAATGTATATATCACTAATTGCAACGTAAACAACTCTTGTTAACGAGAACCACCATACGAAGTTTGTCTGTAAGAGTGATACGGCTATTTATACGGATACTCCTGCATtagcatttatttgctattttaGGACACTATACAATACACAtctcaacagcagcagcagcacagcTGCCAGTGGCAGGCGGGAAAAGTTAGCAAcaatgaaacaattcgttgcatTTCGCTTCGGTCGGTCGTGTGAAATGAAATAAGGCAGATTAATACCGTCAAATTGTGCGACTAGGAAATGCCTCATAAATTTTTCGAGGGTTTTGATATTACATTTACGAGCAAATTTCTCTGAATGACCTTGAACACTTCACAACAGTTATGATGTGGGTGTAAACTTAGAAAGAACACCCCACGGTACGGTATTCGAAGCCGCTCGAGAACTGCCATGCAACTGCAGTGCATTGCATTCATAACTAGACCAAATTATGTCATAACCTATAAACTGGTGCTGCGAGCAGCTCGGTTAATGTTCGAGCTTTATGTATATTAATTACGCTTCCACGGTACTGTTTGTCGACACCGTCGCTGGGGGTCTTTGTATGTTTGTCGAGGTCTGGACTGGTCAGATGCGGTAACTCGTTAGACGGTGTCTATATTGCTAGAGAGAATAACCAGATCGGTAACGATACGCGAAATGATGTCAAACCAAGCCGTAAAGGCGGTTCTTCCTTCGAATTATTTTAATTTCCCTCGACCGAAAACAGATGTTCAAATAATTGTTGAACCTTGCAATAAAGATCGCAAACTTGAATTCTAGCCAGTATAAAAGTCGTTACTGTTCAAAACCGTTTCTACATTATCAGACCAAGATGAGCAAAGTTAGCATCTGTCTTTTGGTTGGAATAGTTGTTACATTGGTAAGATTATATAACCTATTAGCGAGATTTTTTTCTACAACAAAACTTTTCGTTGCAGCTTCCGGCAATCAACGGGGGACCAATATTCTGGTTCTATCCATGGAACAGCTGGATTCCCACTAGCACAAGTGGTAGCAGCAGTAGTAACAATGCCGGCTCAGCTTCAACCGGTACACCGAGACCACCGGTGAATGCCACCATCGCGTTAGGAAACCGACGAAACACAAACGCTACGATTGATATGGGAACGGTTATCGATGGCCTAACCATAAACTCACGTGGCCGACGCTCCATCCCTAGCAACGAATCCTATATCCAGGTTGGAAATCACTTGATTAAAATTCCACCCACTGGATTGTCCAATCTAACGATAAACATCGTCGACGGAGTTCCGCTCGTGTCCCCTCAGGCTCCGGTTTGGCCAGCACAAACGGGTGACGGTTCGGCGGGATTCATCGGACGCATACGGAGCTTTCTGGATGAGTTGTTTAAACCGaagcagcagctggaagcatcGGTTTAGGTTTTGAAGAAGAAAAGTTATTCGCTCTAAGGAATGTATTGCTACCAAGGAAAATTATTGTGCACTTGAACGAAGTCACGCCAAATTGCTTGCGGCAGGATGTATGTAATAAAACGTAAGAACaataaaatttgctgaaaattttgGTAAAAATAAAGCGTTCAGTTGTAAGCGAACAAAAGAACAACTGAGTCAATTAAACGGAAACGAtgacaataaaatttaaaaaatgatgaCAACAAAATTAAATAAGTTCAGTAAATTGATAATCAAAACCTTGTCCAATTTAACTGGAATAAATGCATTTTTATTAAGTGAACATTTATTGCTTTTTGAGTGCACAATAAAATATAGAAACAATTAATTATGGCATTTGCGCTTCTTGGTACCTGAtaataaatattcaaaaaaatatacataaaaacgacaagaaaagaaaattaaagtgactaaaaaaaatgttactgATTAGACAACAATCAAAGTTTACGACATGAACGTTATAAACAATCTTTTTAAATTTACTGCAGAGAAAAGAGGTCGATCTTCTCTAGTACAGacgtcaataaaattatcaaaattgatACATCGATAATCAAAGATGTATCGAAGCGATTAACTCGCCTCGTTAATGGAAATATCAAATAACTCAGAGATGGTAATGCTCTAGTTTAAactggaattaaaaaaaatgtgtatgtttttcaattttattattggtttttacAAACGCGGAAGATTCCGTCCCTTCACCGAACTAAACGCGGTAGATATCATTAAAGGTTTTGAAAAGTCTGCAACTCTTGGGAGGAAACAGTGGGAAAATGAGTAATTTCCCTAACACAGACATCAAAACCGAAAGCCTTCCTAGGCCGTTCGACTAACGTTTCAACTTTtgattttacatttcaaaactaGCTCTCTCATTTAGTAAATTTCGTCTAAAGCGATCAGATAAAATCGGAGCATCACATGCTAAGCTTTTTGATATTTCTGAAAATtatcagtttcaatttttaaatttttagtttagggATCATCATCACAGAAAAGTATCCACTTTTTTCACACCTTATCCCACCGTACAACAACGGTCAAGCTCAGCTGCTACTAGCAGATTGCTCTCGCTGTAACACTTCTGAGTGCGAAAACTGAGTCGCGCTATTTTAGTCCCAGCAGCGGCGGCAATAGTGTTCAGTGCTAAAGGGAAAGTAGATAGAATCTGCTCCGTAAACTATCCGAAGCCACACAGGCCACAGCATCATCATACAAGATGGATGGCGGCGGGATTCTGCTTCCTGTTTGGGTGTATTCTTAAAATAATCCGCGAAATCTGTCGGTCCCGCCGCGACAGATGCACCGATTGCAATGACCGACTAAATGTGATGTAATTCTTAGCAGAATAGACACACGATGGAAGAAGGTTGCCAAACAGATGACTAGTTTTCAGTAAAAAGGCAATTAGAATAGAACTAATTGGCTTGAAAAAATGCGATCATTGATAACAAAACTATATAACTTAGAAACAAACACATTTTAATTTTAGGCGGAGAAATAATCCATGTTTTAAGCGAACTACTGTTTTTGAACTGATTTATCGAGGCGAACCAGAAGATATTTAAGGTGAACCGGTGATTCACAAATGTGAAGATTTTTTTCGGAACTCTTCCAAACGAATTGACTTTTTGTTCCAacgattttggttttttttttcggtccaCTGGTATATAACGATACTTTCAACAGACATTCGATGGTGTCCGGTTTGGATTTCAAGCAGTTGAGTAGGAGTTAGCCTTCGTGATCCTCGTTAGTAAAGTAATTGAAGCGTCACctaagtttcaaaaaaaaagtggtAGGCGTGAGAGCTCTTGCAAAACCCCCATTCCTCATACTCCTTCAAAAGCGACGATGATCTCCTAACAGAGATTTCCCTCAAGGTTCAACCTATTGAGGAAATGTTGATGATCCGATCCGATGATCAATTACCCTCATAATTACTACCGTAAAGATAACGTAATCAAACCGGTACAAGTTCAAAGCATCACCGAGTGAACCAACTGGAAACGGTTTAGACAGGTTTACGCCTTTTTCCCTTATGGTTTAGTCCCTGAACTATGATTTAACCGTACGTTTTTGAGAGTCAAAATAATTACCCGCAGTTATTCTCGAGCGAGCTCTGCTCTACGGGACTGCACTTGAAAGACATGGAAGTCAGAATGTATGAAGCCAgagaaatacacaaaaaaaacagaaaccTCAATCTTTGGCCGTCTCTTTTCCGCTCACTGGATTCGAGCTCAAAAATGAAAAAGCAAGCAAGCAAATACGGCACGCTAAACGACCGAGCGCTTGTAATTATGCttaatttcaatatttaaaacCGGCTTGGCAGAATAAATAGCGAAACTCCAGAGCAGTCTGCCAGTGCAGTGGTGTGGTGAGCGTAAACATTTACACATTCAGAACTGGAATGAAAGGGTACACGCTAGGGGTAATTGAAGCGCGAttaggatatatatatatatatatatatatatatatatatatatatatatatatatatatatatatatatatatatatatatatatatatatatatatatatatatatatatatatatatatatatatatatatatatatatatatatatatatatatatatatatatatatatatatatatatatatatatatatatatatatatatatatatatatatatttgccaCAATTATCCGAAGGTGTTTGGGCTGGCGAAAGTGCACTCAAAGTTCAGTCATGTTTATGATGTTGATTAAATCAGGAAACAAAAGTTGGGAAAAATCTGTTTTCGACTTTAATTTAGTACTTTAACGAACGAAAATCCACTCTAATATGTTTACATTCATTCCATCACATTCACCGTCATCATACCAATTGCCAGTGCTTCGTCATGTTTACTCAATCTTCACTCGTGTTCCGAGCGAGTGCAATATTGTGTTGACACATTCCTCCTGGCGAGTGCGTTTGTAGTCGAAAGCAAAGCTAACAACGAATGACTGCAGCAGTAGTCGCTTTCGGTGACTCACCTGAAACGAAGAGAAAAAAGTATTAGTTACAAAGTTTGTTTAGTTTATATAAATATGTACGTAGATTATGTCACACATTACAGCTGTACAACTTTTATCTTACTTTATGTCAATATACTTTCTCTCTAAAGTTTCAAATACAAACAAGCCTCAAATGCTTTTCCATTGTAGGGTATTCTACAAAAATTGGAATCAAGTTTAGAAAATAACGGTTCATTTATCAATCATGTACGATAACATTGGAcgagaaaataaaagaaaaaacaatgaCTGATTGAGAAATTGACTTGCAAGGGAACTCATTTAAAAACGCACTAGAAAATTgttcataaaaaataaatctatcCAACTGAACTATGATTTTATTCTAGTCACttcatttatttaaaatttaacttaATAAATGTGTCATAAAGCCACAAAAAGCCAAACTAATAATTGCTTTCATATTGAGACCATAATCACCGAATAACGCTTCTAAAAGCCACAAAACACcgtaataaaaaatgaaatgaattgTGCTGAGTTTCATCAAAAAGCGACTCTAAAGACCAAAAGGAAAATATTccccccaaaaaaaaaacagaaaataatcgcatattaaACTAAGGATCACTTGAAAACTTGTTTAAAGCCCAACAAAGGTTGAAATaggaattgattccaaattTTGTTCAGGATCGCGAAAACGGTTCTTAATttcagaaaaggccagaatagaaagcATTCCTGAATTAAGCTGAAATACGCCAAAAATGCTTCTAGAGGCCAGGAGAGACTAGAATAAAAAGCGATCCCGAGGTTGAGCTCAAGATCTTAGAATAACACCTGATCAGAAAAGCCGGAGTAGTTTTTAATCCTAAATCTAGTAATAAACATCAAAAACCGCTTCATAGGCCAGAAAACCAAACATTGAAGATGAAgaaaattgagcccagaatcgtaGAAAACGGTTCTAAATTATAGAAAGGTCGTGATATAAAAAAATCCTAGAAagctagaaagaaaaaatatctcATGAAACCAGAAAAAAGACCAAAACATAAATTAACCCCACATTAAGTTTAAATTCACTGAAAAACGGTTGAAAAGgcgaaaattgaatttgaacCCAAATATAACTCAGAATGCTAAATTTTAGGAGGATGGTACCCAAGACACGAATCCATGGTTGACGCAGGATTGCTACAGTTTTATCACTGTTAGCAAACGTTTTTACGAGTGGTAGAAAAATATCAACAACTTCAATTGTATGATTTTGGGGCGCCAAAATGTGCCGTtttggctgatttttttttcatttccagcACTTCTGCACCTTCCAAGTACTCCATAATAGACGCTAGATAACCGAGTGCTCCAGAATCGACGCGTCCAGCGCGACCTAACAGGAATTGAAACCCAGcaacatttctgtatgttacctttcaaatcatttttattttattttttgtttcaggaGCGAGTTTGAAGGATTGGAAAATGGCAAGGAAAGTAaaatatctaaacatataaaaatgcagctctgcctgtctgattcatataggcttgaaaactaccgaaccgatcggcgtgaaattttgtatataggggttttaggggccgggaaaggtgactaagatagttcgaaacccctccctcttctgcaagggaggggtcccatacaaatgaaacacaaatttctgcacatctcgaaaactaaccaagcaaatggaaccaaatttggcaagtggatgtttttgggagtagcaaatatgtccatgttgattcgacacccttccctcttctggaagggaggggtcccatacacatgaaacacaaatttctgcatatctcgagaactaaccaagtaaaaagaaccaaatttggtaggtggatgtttttaggggtaacaaccatatccataatggtttgacacccctccctcttctacaagggagggtcccatacaaatgaaacacgattTTCGcacaactcgaaaaccaatcaaccaaatacaactacatttggtatgtgaatgtttttagaggtaacaagtatgtccatagtggttcgactcccctccctcttctgtgagggaggggttcataacaaatgaaacacaaatttttgcttatctcgagaactaaatggaaccaaatttggtaggtgatttttttaggggtaacaaatataatggtttgacacccctctctcttctataagggaggggtcccatacaaatgaaactcaaattacgcacagctcgagaaccaatcaagcaaatataaccaaatttggcaggtgaatgtttttaggtgtaacaaacatgtccataatgtttcgacactcttccttcttctggcatgtctccaaataccatttcgaaatccaagatggcgacttccggtttctgaaaaacagcggcaaatggccaaatatcacctaatatgggtatttccgggattgtcatgacgcactgaagcctcaaatcgacctcagacaacattttgaattgtaagatggcgacttccggtgtccggaaaacaacctaaagttaccaaataccacccaatatgagtatctctggaactagaatgaagctgaaaattgacctcagacaccattatgaattgtaagatggcaacttccggtttctaaaaaacagccaaaaatggccgatttccatacaatatgagtatcttcggaaccagaatgatacacaggagctaaaatcgaccacagacaccattttgaattcgaagatggtgacatccggtttctggaaaaccgcCGATAACACCCAATaagggtgtttcttaaaccagaatgacgctcaggggccagaaattgtcttcaaatgccatttttaaatccaagatggcgacttacttttctgaaaaatagtccaaagtgaccaaataccacccaatatgagtatcaccggatccagaatgatgcaacaacagtttgaattgaaaaatggcaacttctgggaaacagccaaaaataaccgaatactactacatatggatatgtccgtaatcgaaatgatatagggaagccaagcattgaccccggacaccattttgaattagaagatgtaTACTttaagtttctggaaaacaacgaaaataactgaaatgcacccaatatatatccggaatagaggtcatgtacaaaagccaaaagtcgaggatgttgccattccgataaaaccaatcattttttaacgatataatccaatcgcaaggaatcaatgaatttggaatgtttaaaattattaaattaaac from Wyeomyia smithii strain HCP4-BCI-WySm-NY-G18 chromosome 3, ASM2978416v1, whole genome shotgun sequence encodes the following:
- the LOC129727629 gene encoding uncharacterized protein LOC129727629; its protein translation is MSKVSICLLVGIVVTLLPAINGGPIFWFYPWNSWIPTSTSGSSSSNNAGSASTGTPRPPVNATIALGNRRNTNATIDMGTVIDGLTINSRGRRSIPSNESYIQVGNHLIKIPPTGLSNLTINIVDGVPLVSPQAPVWPAQTGDGSAGFIGRIRSFLDELFKPKQQLEASV